The Muricauda sp. SCSIO 65647 genome includes a region encoding these proteins:
- a CDS encoding SusC/RagA family TonB-linked outer membrane protein yields MSAKYFGLAILLLTMVSGLNAQTITGNVSDASGPLPGATVLEKGTQNGTQTDFDGNFVLEVSNSNAVLVISYIGYAPQEIELNGRNELSIILAEDAQSLDEVVIVGYGQTQNKRLVTTAVATVKSETIKQLPISQAEAALQGTIPGVVVQQNSGSPGSPQTVRVRGVGTPNNSNPLFIVDGIQVPNLSFLNPNDIVSQTVLKDAASTAIYGSRGGNGVILVETLRGQKREMKPQVSINTFYGIQSLFNQPNLMNRDQYLQYYNQGVEAVNGNTAPGFRGAFTEAERALLPDTDWYDVVFDDAPIQNVYGSVVGGSDRLSYSLSGGFFNQEGILGGEGKSEFKRRNIRGSISIDLTDKITLDASAQYQFSNRFTIPQNTGGAGVGISSFINALPPIYPAFDEDGNFFNPFINGGTPVANGVPINSLGAVTNPLFSIAISNNEATQDATNLNLSLKYDLTENLKFRGWYGSFNNFIFNRSFTPLLVQPEQQFDTSTGVNYTEIKSRQENRQWGGTLEYDFGKFLDTDHNLNLLLGYEAVETAFIGGDIINDTGSFLTNDFEKVNFALSEDITDATVVPGTTFPRNIESFFGKIDYNYKEKYLFSAVLRRDNSSSFGPDNRVGWFPAVSAGWVISEENFMSNSRTFDLLKLRGAWGISGNDQSSSPFAYAATVNTQTSYAGQPGIALTSLSNPVLGWEELTQFNVGLDINALDNKLGITLDYYIKETSDILLGATTPLTSGLNPAIENTGSVENRGFEVLVSYRENYDSGFGWSVGANLGFNKNEVTDLGETSFIPGAQLTPQFNDFATRTQVGDPIASFYGFVVEGVDAQGNLIFADLDGSGNNQLTPDEGDKAIIGDPNPDATVGFTLGMNYKGFDFSAFMSGTLGNDIFDATIRYDALGTNRPAAYVTEPGAPRNVVVSTTPNGEQLISDFHVQDGSYLKMKNVSLGYSLPEDLIDQIGLRRLRLYVSGQNLFVLTKYNGIDPEIGQNNTGSPLNIGIDQGFFPQARQFILGLNIDF; encoded by the coding sequence ATGAGCGCAAAATATTTTGGCCTCGCCATCCTACTCCTGACCATGGTGTCAGGACTAAATGCCCAGACTATTACAGGGAACGTAAGTGACGCAAGTGGGCCTTTACCGGGAGCTACGGTTTTGGAGAAAGGCACCCAGAATGGAACCCAAACAGATTTCGACGGAAATTTTGTTTTGGAAGTGTCGAATTCCAATGCAGTTCTTGTTATAAGCTACATAGGATATGCTCCGCAAGAAATTGAATTGAATGGCAGGAATGAATTGAGCATAATCTTGGCGGAAGACGCCCAAAGCCTTGATGAGGTCGTAATCGTCGGATACGGCCAAACACAGAATAAACGACTCGTAACCACTGCCGTGGCTACGGTAAAATCGGAGACCATAAAGCAACTGCCCATATCCCAAGCGGAAGCAGCCTTGCAGGGAACAATTCCCGGTGTGGTAGTTCAACAAAACTCTGGGTCTCCAGGTTCCCCACAAACAGTAAGGGTTAGAGGAGTAGGTACACCCAATAATTCCAATCCACTGTTTATTGTGGATGGCATTCAAGTACCCAATTTGAGCTTCCTGAATCCCAACGATATAGTATCGCAAACAGTTCTGAAAGATGCGGCTTCAACCGCTATCTACGGTTCTAGAGGGGGTAATGGGGTTATTCTGGTGGAAACCTTAAGGGGACAAAAAAGGGAGATGAAGCCTCAGGTGTCCATTAACACATTTTACGGTATTCAAAGTTTGTTCAATCAACCCAATTTGATGAACCGAGATCAATATTTGCAATACTACAACCAAGGGGTTGAGGCCGTAAATGGAAATACCGCCCCAGGTTTTAGAGGTGCATTTACAGAAGCTGAAAGGGCATTGCTGCCTGATACGGATTGGTATGATGTTGTTTTTGACGATGCCCCTATACAAAACGTCTATGGTTCTGTTGTTGGTGGGTCTGATAGACTTTCCTATTCATTGTCGGGAGGATTTTTCAATCAAGAAGGTATTTTGGGTGGAGAAGGAAAGTCTGAATTCAAAAGAAGGAACATTAGAGGTTCAATCAGCATCGATTTGACCGATAAGATTACACTTGATGCTTCAGCACAATATCAATTTTCAAATCGTTTTACCATTCCCCAGAATACTGGCGGGGCAGGTGTTGGAATTAGTAGCTTTATCAATGCGCTACCCCCTATCTACCCTGCTTTTGACGAGGACGGAAACTTTTTTAATCCATTCATAAACGGAGGTACTCCCGTTGCAAACGGGGTACCAATAAACAGTCTTGGAGCTGTTACCAATCCCTTATTTTCAATAGCGATAAGTAACAATGAAGCTACTCAAGATGCCACCAACCTCAATCTTTCGTTAAAGTACGACCTAACTGAAAACCTCAAGTTCAGGGGATGGTATGGATCTTTTAACAATTTTATTTTTAACCGCAGCTTTACTCCACTTTTGGTGCAACCAGAACAGCAGTTCGACACTTCCACAGGGGTCAATTACACCGAAATAAAAAGCCGTCAGGAAAATAGGCAATGGGGAGGTACATTGGAATACGATTTTGGTAAATTTTTAGACACCGACCATAATCTAAATCTTCTTCTTGGATATGAAGCTGTGGAAACTGCCTTCATCGGGGGTGATATAATCAATGATACGGGATCATTTCTTACAAATGACTTTGAAAAGGTCAATTTTGCCCTTTCAGAAGATATTACAGATGCGACGGTGGTTCCTGGAACTACCTTTCCAAGAAATATTGAATCGTTCTTCGGAAAAATAGATTACAACTACAAAGAGAAATATCTTTTTAGTGCCGTACTCCGAAGAGATAACTCCTCCAGTTTTGGTCCGGATAACAGGGTGGGTTGGTTTCCGGCAGTATCAGCGGGATGGGTGATTTCAGAAGAGAACTTCATGAGCAATTCAAGAACCTTTGATCTATTGAAGTTAAGGGGAGCTTGGGGAATAAGCGGCAATGACCAATCTTCATCCCCATTCGCTTACGCTGCCACAGTCAACACACAGACCAGTTATGCAGGTCAGCCAGGAATTGCTTTGACAAGTCTTTCCAACCCCGTACTGGGATGGGAAGAGTTGACCCAATTTAACGTTGGTCTCGATATCAATGCGCTTGACAACAAACTGGGCATTACCTTAGACTATTATATCAAAGAGACCTCGGATATTTTGCTAGGGGCCACCACTCCACTGACTTCAGGGTTGAATCCCGCGATTGAAAATACTGGTTCCGTAGAGAACCGTGGTTTTGAGGTCTTGGTCTCATATCGCGAAAATTATGACAGTGGATTTGGATGGAGTGTTGGGGCCAACTTAGGATTCAACAAAAATGAGGTTACTGATTTGGGTGAGACTTCTTTCATACCGGGTGCCCAATTGACCCCACAGTTCAACGACTTTGCCACGAGGACACAGGTAGGAGATCCCATTGCGAGCTTCTATGGTTTTGTGGTCGAAGGTGTCGATGCCCAAGGGAACCTGATATTTGCTGATCTTGATGGCAGCGGAAACAACCAATTGACCCCTGACGAAGGTGACAAGGCCATTATAGGTGATCCAAACCCAGATGCCACTGTTGGTTTTACCCTGGGAATGAACTATAAAGGTTTTGATTTTTCAGCCTTTATGTCAGGTACCTTGGGGAACGATATTTTCGATGCCACTATTAGATACGATGCTCTGGGAACCAATAGGCCAGCCGCTTATGTCACTGAACCAGGAGCACCTCGAAACGTTGTTGTCAGTACCACACCGAACGGGGAGCAGTTGATTTCAGACTTTCATGTACAAGATGGGAGTTATTTGAAAATGAAAAATGTATCCCTTGGTTATAGTCTCCCTGAAGACCTGATAGACCAGATCGGATTGAGACGATTGAGACTCTACGTTTCAGGTCAGAACCTGTTTGTGTTGACCAAATACAACGGAATCGATCCAGAGATTGGTCAAAACAACACCGGATCACCATTGAACATTGGTATCGATCAAGGCTTTTTCCCGCAAGCAAGACAGTTTATCCTTGGTCTTAACATTGATTTTTAA
- a CDS encoding RagB/SusD family nutrient uptake outer membrane protein: protein MAAVVLFASCAEIDDLEPVTEINADTAFNTEDDVIASLNAAYDPLQWQAVGGQQTFPLLSQGVRADDLHSQSASFWAIGAQYDQFSTIIPSLPSVASLWSKWYRAVGRANFTIDLASNFENYETEGLQQQIVAEARFLRGLYYFELVRLWGGVPLFEEPITSSEQEIFKPRSTAAEVYAFIEADLQAAASVLSQRGSERVQGSATSGAALGLLTKVFLYQEKWSDAVASAEQVINQGVYSLEEDFRNNFLQTTEFGPESLFEINYQDGLFAGGFNNTNQQQEGSGMWRWSFPFLSGTYPSFNNFIPRQDLVDFFDDSDQRKEATFLLPGQVLNSPGLAALGFDPTPDNFGYAIGVNTGSKKYFLTFEEVQELLNVEGSPLNEKILRYADVLLMHAEASLMGGGGNGQASFQQVIDRAYGPGNPAAPSYTIQGVRDERRRELATEGWNRFTDLVRWEILDGGDVIGPALQAIGKTDFSAPRDLLLPIPQQEIDTYPDGMLEQNPGY, encoded by the coding sequence ATGGCCGCTGTAGTTCTGTTCGCTTCCTGTGCGGAAATAGACGATCTGGAACCGGTAACTGAAATCAATGCGGATACCGCTTTCAATACAGAGGATGATGTAATAGCAAGTTTGAACGCTGCCTACGACCCGTTGCAATGGCAGGCTGTGGGAGGCCAACAAACCTTTCCCTTGCTTTCACAAGGGGTAAGGGCCGATGATCTACACTCCCAATCGGCCAGTTTTTGGGCCATAGGGGCTCAATACGATCAATTCAGCACCATTATCCCCTCTTTGCCCTCAGTAGCTTCATTATGGAGCAAATGGTACAGGGCCGTTGGTCGTGCCAACTTTACCATTGACCTTGCAAGCAATTTTGAAAATTATGAAACAGAGGGGCTACAACAGCAAATAGTGGCCGAAGCACGGTTTTTAAGAGGTTTGTATTATTTTGAATTGGTCCGTCTTTGGGGCGGGGTCCCGTTGTTTGAAGAACCCATTACCTCATCGGAACAGGAAATTTTCAAACCGCGTTCAACCGCCGCCGAGGTTTATGCCTTTATCGAAGCTGATCTTCAGGCTGCTGCAAGTGTGCTATCCCAACGGGGCAGTGAAAGGGTTCAGGGTTCAGCCACTTCTGGGGCTGCCTTGGGATTGCTCACCAAGGTCTTCCTATACCAAGAAAAATGGTCTGATGCCGTGGCAAGTGCCGAACAGGTCATCAACCAAGGGGTTTACAGTCTGGAAGAGGATTTTAGGAACAATTTCTTACAGACCACTGAATTTGGTCCTGAATCCCTTTTTGAAATCAACTATCAAGATGGCCTTTTTGCAGGTGGTTTTAACAACACCAACCAGCAACAAGAGGGGTCTGGTATGTGGAGATGGTCGTTCCCTTTTCTTTCGGGAACGTATCCTTCCTTCAACAATTTTATCCCTAGACAGGATTTGGTCGACTTTTTCGATGATAGCGACCAAAGAAAGGAAGCTACTTTTTTACTGCCAGGACAAGTACTGAATTCGCCAGGATTGGCGGCCCTGGGGTTTGACCCTACCCCTGACAATTTTGGCTATGCCATAGGAGTGAATACCGGATCAAAAAAGTACTTCCTGACTTTTGAGGAAGTTCAAGAACTATTGAATGTTGAAGGGTCACCGCTAAATGAAAAAATATTGCGATACGCCGATGTCTTGCTAATGCATGCCGAAGCTTCCCTTATGGGCGGAGGTGGCAATGGTCAGGCATCATTTCAACAAGTAATAGATCGGGCCTACGGCCCTGGCAATCCAGCAGCACCTAGCTACACAATTCAAGGTGTTCGTGATGAACGTCGTCGAGAATTGGCCACCGAGGGATGGAACCGTTTTACAGATTTGGTCCGTTGGGAAATCTTGGATGGTGGTGATGTTATCGGACCAGCACTTCAAGCCATAGGAAAAACTGATTTTTCAGCTCCCCGTGATTTGCTGTTGCCCATTCCACAACAAGAAATAGACACCTACCCAGATGGGATGTTGGAACAAAATCCAGGATATTGA
- a CDS encoding family 16 glycosylhydrolase: MVPSSLNRLAYFFIWGLLVQCSSNGTTEPIELGASCFDNVQNGDEEEVDCGGSCARPCEPPEPVGIPTTGYTTPLEYSGYTLAWSDEFDENELDATKWSFHLGDGCPGLCNWGNNEEQYFTDSADNLYLQQGNLIITARNQFESGKNYTSSRIHTDDTFEFQFGRVDIRASMPSAPGTWVALFMFNKEYTIADPDAYWPSGGEIDIMEYLGENKDNVLGTAHYGTDFPANHHFDSVDFSSLNGVSFDEEYYVFSIIWEEDSITWLVNDVAYHTISPETTQGNGQPYPFNDEFYFVFALSVGGNLPSASPSPADFPDSLIIDYIRVFQEE; the protein is encoded by the coding sequence ATGGTACCAAGTAGTTTAAACCGGTTGGCCTATTTTTTTATCTGGGGATTATTGGTGCAGTGTTCATCCAATGGAACCACTGAACCAATAGAACTAGGGGCATCTTGTTTTGACAATGTCCAAAATGGCGACGAGGAAGAAGTGGACTGCGGAGGAAGTTGTGCCCGGCCATGTGAACCTCCAGAACCTGTTGGAATACCGACAACAGGATATACGACACCTTTGGAATATTCAGGTTATACTTTGGCATGGTCAGATGAGTTTGACGAAAACGAACTTGATGCGACCAAGTGGAGCTTTCATCTGGGTGATGGATGTCCAGGTCTATGCAACTGGGGCAACAACGAAGAACAGTATTTTACCGATAGTGCTGATAACCTTTATCTGCAACAAGGTAATTTAATCATTACGGCACGCAATCAATTCGAGTCGGGAAAGAATTACACGTCTTCCCGAATACATACTGACGATACGTTCGAGTTTCAATTTGGACGAGTTGATATCAGAGCCAGTATGCCTTCGGCCCCTGGAACATGGGTTGCCCTATTTATGTTCAATAAAGAATATACCATAGCAGACCCCGATGCATATTGGCCAAGTGGCGGTGAAATCGATATCATGGAATATCTGGGAGAAAATAAAGACAACGTTTTGGGAACTGCGCACTATGGAACGGATTTTCCGGCAAACCATCATTTTGACTCCGTTGACTTTTCATCATTGAACGGGGTTTCGTTTGACGAGGAGTACTACGTATTTTCCATCATATGGGAAGAGGACAGTATCACTTGGTTGGTAAACGATGTTGCTTACCATACCATATCTCCCGAGACCACTCAAGGTAATGGACAGCCCTACCCATTCAATGATGAGTTCTATTTTGTTTTTGCACTATCGGTTGGCGGTAATTTGCCCAGCGCCTCTCCATCGCCTGCAGATTTTCCTGATTCTTTGATAATCGATTATATCAGGGTTTTCCAAGAAGAATAA
- a CDS encoding xylulokinase — protein sequence MYFIGLDIGSSSVKVALVEQDTGKSVGVVLEPKEEMSMYAPEKGWAEQKPKDWWDCVCQGIKKIKKDHNVSKNEIVGIGISYQMHGLVIVDAKGEPLRKSIIWCDSRAVEIGNKAFQQIGEDYCQNHQLNSPANFTLSKLKWVQENEPETFAMVHKFMLPGDYIAFCLSGIINTTISGLSEAILWDFKDKRIASPVLDYFQIDGTLVPEVVETFAQQATVSKKGASESGLQEGTPILYRAGDQPNNALSLNVFHPGEVAATGGTSGVVYAVTNSLMVEEYERVNNFAHVNYASNGVQSIGKLLCINGAGIQYRWLMNNLSVASYEEMNQLAANVEVGSDGVCLIPFGNGAERMLLNQDVGTRLVNLNLNRHSKAHLCRAALEGIAFSFVYGIEIMKRDGIETKFIRAGNDNLFRSEIFANTIATLIGKEIEIYNTTGAIGAARACVLKDGDFSKFESYMKNDHVMTFMPFKDRVPYERAYHNWKKELELIIGK from the coding sequence ATGTACTTTATAGGATTAGATATAGGAAGTTCTTCGGTCAAGGTGGCCCTAGTTGAGCAAGATACGGGAAAATCCGTAGGGGTCGTACTTGAACCCAAAGAGGAGATGTCTATGTATGCTCCGGAAAAGGGTTGGGCCGAACAAAAACCAAAGGATTGGTGGGACTGTGTTTGTCAAGGCATAAAAAAAATTAAAAAAGACCATAATGTTTCCAAAAACGAGATTGTAGGTATTGGAATCTCGTATCAAATGCATGGATTGGTAATAGTTGATGCCAAGGGAGAGCCATTGCGCAAATCCATTATCTGGTGCGATAGCAGGGCGGTAGAAATAGGTAATAAGGCATTCCAGCAAATAGGAGAAGACTATTGCCAAAACCATCAATTGAATTCCCCGGCAAACTTTACACTTTCCAAACTGAAGTGGGTTCAGGAAAACGAACCGGAAACCTTCGCCATGGTTCACAAGTTCATGTTACCCGGTGATTATATAGCCTTTTGTCTGTCAGGTATCATCAACACAACGATCTCAGGTCTTTCAGAAGCCATTCTATGGGATTTTAAGGACAAAAGAATAGCCTCCCCGGTGTTGGATTACTTTCAAATTGACGGCACTCTTGTTCCTGAAGTCGTAGAAACCTTTGCACAACAGGCAACTGTATCCAAAAAGGGTGCTTCAGAAAGTGGATTGCAAGAGGGAACGCCAATTCTATATCGTGCCGGAGATCAACCCAACAATGCGCTTTCACTCAATGTCTTCCATCCGGGTGAAGTGGCCGCCACGGGTGGAACCTCAGGCGTTGTATATGCCGTGACCAACAGTCTTATGGTTGAAGAGTATGAAAGGGTAAACAATTTTGCGCATGTGAACTATGCAAGCAACGGTGTGCAAAGTATTGGTAAGTTGCTCTGTATCAACGGCGCCGGTATTCAATATCGCTGGCTAATGAACAACCTTTCGGTAGCATCCTACGAAGAAATGAACCAATTGGCGGCAAATGTGGAAGTTGGATCGGATGGGGTTTGTCTGATTCCCTTTGGGAACGGTGCCGAGCGAATGCTGTTGAACCAGGATGTAGGAACACGACTTGTCAACTTGAACCTGAACAGACATTCAAAGGCACACCTATGCAGAGCGGCATTGGAGGGTATAGCCTTTTCGTTTGTCTATGGTATTGAGATAATGAAAAGGGATGGTATTGAAACCAAGTTCATCCGTGCTGGAAATGACAATTTGTTCCGATCTGAAATATTTGCCAACACCATAGCTACCCTTATCGGGAAAGAAATAGAAATATACAACACCACCGGGGCCATAGGTGCTGCCAGGGCTTGTGTTTTGAAAGATGGTGACTTTTCAAAATTTGAATCATATATGAAGAACGACCATGTCATGACCTTTATGCCCTTTAAAGACAGGGTGCCCTATGAAAGGGCATATCACAATTGGAAAAAAGAACTCGAATTAATCATTGGTAAATAA
- the xylA gene encoding xylose isomerase, whose translation MVLLGEKEFFKGIGEIKYEGRDSDNPMAFKFYNPEQKVAGKTMREHFKFAMAYWHTLCGTGGDPFGPGTKRFPWATSSDPIKAAKDKADAAFEFATKMGFEYYCFHDFDLVDEAETLAESEKRIHKMVDYLKQKQADSGVKLLWGTANCFSNPRYMNGAASNPDFNVVAHAGAQVKIALDATMALNGENYVFWGGREGYMSLLNTNMKLEQDNIGQFLNMAKDYARSQGFKGTFFIEPKPMEPTKHQYDFDAATSINSIREYGLENDFKLNIEVNHATLAQHTFQHELQVAANAGMLGSIDANRGDYQNGWDTDQFPNNVLETAEAMLVLLKAGGLQGGGINFDAKTRRNSTDLEDIFLAHIGGADTFARGLLVADSILNNSNYEQLLGNRYASFTSGKGLDFVRGSLSLGDLYDIAKISGEPKQTSGKQELFENIINQHI comes from the coding sequence ATGGTACTCTTGGGAGAAAAGGAATTTTTTAAGGGAATAGGTGAGATAAAGTATGAGGGTAGGGATTCAGACAATCCCATGGCCTTTAAGTTTTACAATCCAGAACAAAAAGTGGCCGGAAAAACCATGAGGGAACATTTCAAGTTTGCCATGGCCTATTGGCATACCCTATGTGGAACGGGAGGTGATCCCTTCGGACCGGGAACAAAGCGATTTCCCTGGGCAACCTCTTCAGATCCGATAAAAGCTGCCAAAGATAAAGCTGACGCAGCTTTTGAATTCGCTACCAAAATGGGTTTTGAATACTACTGTTTTCATGATTTTGACTTGGTCGATGAGGCCGAAACATTGGCCGAATCGGAAAAGCGGATTCATAAAATGGTTGACTACCTAAAGCAAAAGCAAGCTGATTCTGGGGTAAAGCTACTTTGGGGAACCGCAAATTGTTTTTCCAACCCCCGCTATATGAATGGGGCAGCGTCCAATCCTGATTTCAACGTGGTGGCCCATGCTGGGGCTCAGGTAAAAATTGCGCTAGATGCCACCATGGCCCTTAATGGTGAAAATTATGTGTTCTGGGGGGGGCGTGAGGGCTATATGTCGCTGTTGAACACGAACATGAAATTGGAACAGGACAATATTGGCCAATTCTTGAACATGGCTAAAGACTATGCGAGAAGCCAGGGCTTCAAAGGAACTTTCTTTATCGAGCCCAAACCCATGGAACCCACAAAGCACCAATACGATTTTGATGCCGCCACCAGTATTAATTCAATTCGTGAGTACGGGTTAGAGAATGATTTCAAGTTGAACATCGAGGTAAACCATGCGACCTTGGCACAGCATACATTTCAACATGAGCTACAAGTAGCGGCAAATGCGGGTATGTTGGGCAGCATAGATGCAAACCGAGGTGACTACCAAAACGGATGGGATACCGATCAGTTTCCAAATAATGTATTGGAAACGGCAGAGGCCATGTTGGTGCTTTTAAAAGCTGGTGGTCTACAGGGTGGCGGAATCAACTTTGACGCCAAGACCCGCCGAAATTCGACCGACTTAGAAGACATTTTCTTGGCACATATCGGGGGGGCTGACACCTTCGCCAGAGGACTATTGGTTGCTGATTCAATATTGAACAATTCGAATTACGAGCAATTGTTGGGCAATCGTTATGCCTCGTTCACTTCAGGTAAGGGGCTTGATTTTGTTCGTGGCTCCCTTTCTCTGGGCGATTTGTATGATATCGCTAAAATAAGTGGAGAGCCAAAGCAAACCAGCGGCAAGCAAGAACTGTTTGAGAACATTATAAATCAACATATCTAG
- a CDS encoding sodium:solute symporter → MQSILETADWWVLGSYLAALIAVAVWVVLQKNKNTEDYFLAGRNVGWFVIGASIFASNIGSEHVVGLAGTGAESGMPMAHYELHAWIVLLLGWLFLPFYFRSKVFTMPEFLEKRFDSRSRWFLSVFSLVGYVITKVSVTIYAGGIVVSELLGIPFWYGAIGIVLFTGVYTVIGGMKAVIYTETLQTVILIVGSLIITYLGLQEVGGWSALRDAAGSAHFNMWRPISDPDFPWTGMLFGGTIVGVWYWCTDQYIVQRTLAANNIKIGRRGAIFGAYLKLLPIFIFLLPGIIAFALSQQGVLTYEKSDEVFPVLVKTLLPVGLKGLVAGGLMAALMSSLASVFNSCSTIFTMDIYKKLKPKTHEKRLVNIGKLATTIVVILGIIWIPIMNKIGGGVLYQYLQSVQSYIAPPITAVFLLGIIWKRVNSKAAIFTLFFGLIVAAVRILAEIYQTHLTGLALTFATINFAHMAIFMFIFSIITCITVSLATNPPNYATIQGLSFGTLREQDKVVNKQSISTIDIALSVLLLIVVISVLCYFTG, encoded by the coding sequence ATGCAGTCAATATTGGAAACGGCAGATTGGTGGGTTCTTGGCAGTTATTTGGCAGCCTTGATTGCCGTTGCCGTATGGGTAGTGCTTCAAAAGAACAAAAATACCGAAGACTACTTTTTGGCAGGTAGGAATGTTGGCTGGTTTGTAATTGGCGCTTCCATCTTTGCTTCCAATATTGGTTCAGAGCATGTTGTGGGTTTGGCGGGCACAGGTGCCGAATCAGGTATGCCCATGGCGCACTACGAACTTCATGCGTGGATCGTGCTGCTGTTGGGTTGGTTGTTTCTACCCTTTTATTTTAGAAGCAAAGTGTTCACGATGCCAGAATTCTTGGAAAAACGTTTCGATAGTAGGTCACGTTGGTTTCTATCTGTTTTTTCATTGGTAGGGTATGTCATCACGAAAGTATCAGTGACGATTTATGCCGGTGGAATAGTCGTCTCAGAGCTTTTGGGCATCCCCTTTTGGTACGGCGCTATCGGTATTGTCCTCTTCACGGGCGTCTACACTGTGATTGGAGGCATGAAAGCCGTAATCTATACGGAGACGTTACAAACCGTTATCCTTATTGTCGGTTCATTGATCATTACCTATTTGGGATTACAGGAAGTTGGCGGGTGGTCAGCACTTCGCGATGCTGCCGGGAGTGCGCATTTTAATATGTGGCGCCCAATTTCAGATCCTGATTTTCCATGGACAGGAATGCTTTTTGGCGGAACCATTGTAGGAGTCTGGTATTGGTGCACCGATCAATATATTGTACAACGCACTTTGGCCGCCAACAATATCAAAATTGGCCGTCGTGGTGCCATATTCGGGGCCTACCTAAAGTTGTTGCCCATTTTCATTTTCTTACTTCCGGGAATCATTGCCTTTGCCCTTTCACAGCAAGGTGTACTGACCTATGAAAAAAGTGATGAGGTATTTCCTGTTTTGGTAAAAACCCTATTGCCTGTTGGACTTAAAGGACTTGTAGCTGGTGGATTGATGGCTGCATTGATGAGTTCTTTGGCGTCCGTTTTTAATTCGTGCTCCACTATTTTTACTATGGACATCTATAAAAAATTAAAACCAAAAACCCATGAAAAACGTTTGGTGAATATTGGTAAACTGGCTACCACCATAGTTGTTATTCTAGGAATTATTTGGATTCCGATAATGAATAAAATTGGAGGTGGGGTCCTCTATCAATATTTACAAAGTGTACAATCATACATTGCCCCGCCCATAACAGCGGTTTTTTTGCTGGGCATTATTTGGAAGCGTGTGAATTCAAAAGCGGCGATATTTACGCTGTTTTTTGGTCTAATCGTTGCCGCGGTCCGTATTCTTGCTGAAATCTATCAAACGCATTTAACGGGCCTCGCATTGACCTTTGCTACCATCAATTTTGCCCATATGGCGATTTTTATGTTCATCTTTTCCATAATCACGTGCATTACGGTCAGTTTGGCTACCAATCCACCGAATTATGCTACCATACAAGGACTGTCTTTTGGTACTTTGCGTGAACAGGACAAGGTTGTGAACAAGCAAAGTATTTCTACCATCGACATTGCTCTATCGGTTTTATTGTTGATCGTGGTAATCTCGGTTTTATGTTATTTCACAGGATAA